The Brassica oleracea var. oleracea cultivar TO1000 chromosome C6, BOL, whole genome shotgun sequence genome includes a region encoding these proteins:
- the LOC106300720 gene encoding ETHYLENE INSENSITIVE 3-like 3 protein isoform X1, with translation MGGGDLALSVADIRMENEQPDDLASDTVAEIDVSDEEIDAEDLERRMWKDRVRLKRIKERQKGDSQGPQAKEPPKKISDQAQRKKMSRAQDGILKYMLKLMEVCKVRGFVYGIIPEKGKPVSGSSDNIRAWWKEKVKFDKNGPAAIAKYEEECLAFGKSDGNRNSQFVLQDLQDATLGSLLSSLMQHCDPPQRKYPLEKGTPPPWWPTGKEEWWVKLGLPQSQSPPYRKPHDLKKMWKVGVLTAVINHMSPDIAKIKRHVRQSKCLQDKMTAKESAIWLAVLNQEESLIQQPSSDNGTSNVTETHRRGNNADRRKTVINSDSDYDVDGTEEASGSVSSKDSRRNQVPAATSQQPVRDQDKAGKHKRRKRPRIRSGTLNVQDEEQVEAEGRNVLPDMNHVEAPMLDYNINGTTNHHEEGVLEPNISLGPEENGLELVVPEFDSNYTYLPPVDGQAMMPVDERPMLYGANPNQELQFGSGYNYYNTSAVFVHNQEEDLIHTQIEMNSQAPPHSNGFDGQGGVLQPHGNEEVGVAGRDMPPQFQSDQDKLLDSNILSPFNDLPFDSSTFYSGFDSFGAFDDDYSWFGA, from the exons ATGGGTGGGGGCGATCTAGCTTTGTCCGTTGCTGACATCAG GATGGAGAATGAGCAGCCTGATGACTTGGCTAGCGATACCGTCGCTGAGATCGATGTGAGTGACGAAGAGATTGATGCAGAAGACTTAGAGAGACGTATGTGGAAAGACCGAGTCAGGCTCAAAAGAATCAAAGAGCGTCAAAAAGGAGATTCTCAAGGACCTCAGGCGAAGGAGCCTCCCAAGAAGATCTCTGACCAAGCGCAGAGGAAGAAGATGTCTAGAGCACAAGACGGTATACTCAAGTACATGCTGAAGCTAATGGAAGTCTGCAAAGTACGCGGCTTTGTGTACGGCATCATACCTGAAAAAGGTAAGCCGGTGAGCGGCTCCTCCGACAATATAAGAGCTTGGTGGAAAGAGAAGGTGAAGTTTGATAAAAACGGTCCTGCAGCGATTGCTAAATACGAAGAGGAGTGTTTGGCGTTTGGGAAGTCAGACGGGAATAGAAACTCGCAGTTTGTGCTTCAAGACTTGCAGGACGCTACTCTAGGGTCTTTGTTGTCTTCTTTGATGCAGCATTGTGATCCTCCGCAGAGGAAGTATCCGTTGGAGAAAGGGACGCCTCCTCCCTGGTGGCCGACGGGGAAGGAAGAGTGGTGGGTGAAGCTCGGCTTGCCGCAGAGCCAGAGTCCTCCTTACAGGAAGCCTCATGATCTCAAGAAGATGTGGAAAGTTGGGGTGTTGACGGCTGTGATTAACCATATGTCTCCTGATATTGCTAAGATCAAGAGGCATGTTCGTCAGTCTAAGTGTTTGCAGGACAAGATGACGGCGAAAGAGAGCGCGATTTGGTTGGCGGTTTTGAACCAGGAGGAGTCGCTTATTCAGCAGCCGAGTAGTGATAATGGGACGTCTAATGTAACTGAGACGCACCGGAGGGGGAATAACGCTGACAGGAGGAAGACTGTGATTAATAGTGATAGTGATTATGATGTTGATGGGACTGAGGAGGCTTCAGGCTCGGTTTCTTCTAAAGACAGTAGAAGAAATCAAGTTCCAGCAGCCACTTCACAACAACCAGTAAGAGATCAAGATAAAGCTGGGAAACATAAGAGAAGGAAAAGACCTAGAATCAGATCCGGAACTCTTAATGTACAAGATGAAGAACAAGTAGAAGCTGAAGGGAGAAATGTTTTACCTGATATGAATCATGTTGAGGCTCCTATGCTAGATTATAACATCAACGGTACTACTAATCACCATGAGGAAGGTGTTTTAGAACCAAACATCTCCTTAGGACCAGAAGAGAACGGTCTGGAACTGGTGGTTCCTGAGTTTGATAGCAACTATACTTATCTTCCTCCTGTTGATGGACAAGCTATGATGCCTGTAGACGAAAGACCAATGCTTTACGGAGCAAACCCCAACCAGGAGCTGCAATTTGGGTCAGGTTATAACTACTATAATACTTCTGCAGTGTTTGTGCATAATCAGGAAGAAGACCTTATCCATACACAGATAGAGATGAACTCACAAGCACCGCCTCACAGCAACGGGTTCGATGGCCAAGGAGGAGTACTTCAACCCCATGGGAATGAAGAGGTGGGTGTAGCAGGAAGAGATATGCCTCCTCAGTTTCAGAGTGACCAAGATAAACTCTTGGACAGTAACATCCTATCTCCATTCAATGACTTGCCGTTTGATAGCAGCACCTTTTACTCTGGGTTTGATTCCTTTGGTGCATTTGATGATGACTACTCATGGTTTGGAGCTTAG
- the LOC106300720 gene encoding ETHYLENE INSENSITIVE 3-like 3 protein isoform X2, whose product MENEQPDDLASDTVAEIDVSDEEIDAEDLERRMWKDRVRLKRIKERQKGDSQGPQAKEPPKKISDQAQRKKMSRAQDGILKYMLKLMEVCKVRGFVYGIIPEKGKPVSGSSDNIRAWWKEKVKFDKNGPAAIAKYEEECLAFGKSDGNRNSQFVLQDLQDATLGSLLSSLMQHCDPPQRKYPLEKGTPPPWWPTGKEEWWVKLGLPQSQSPPYRKPHDLKKMWKVGVLTAVINHMSPDIAKIKRHVRQSKCLQDKMTAKESAIWLAVLNQEESLIQQPSSDNGTSNVTETHRRGNNADRRKTVINSDSDYDVDGTEEASGSVSSKDSRRNQVPAATSQQPVRDQDKAGKHKRRKRPRIRSGTLNVQDEEQVEAEGRNVLPDMNHVEAPMLDYNINGTTNHHEEGVLEPNISLGPEENGLELVVPEFDSNYTYLPPVDGQAMMPVDERPMLYGANPNQELQFGSGYNYYNTSAVFVHNQEEDLIHTQIEMNSQAPPHSNGFDGQGGVLQPHGNEEVGVAGRDMPPQFQSDQDKLLDSNILSPFNDLPFDSSTFYSGFDSFGAFDDDYSWFGA is encoded by the coding sequence ATGGAGAATGAGCAGCCTGATGACTTGGCTAGCGATACCGTCGCTGAGATCGATGTGAGTGACGAAGAGATTGATGCAGAAGACTTAGAGAGACGTATGTGGAAAGACCGAGTCAGGCTCAAAAGAATCAAAGAGCGTCAAAAAGGAGATTCTCAAGGACCTCAGGCGAAGGAGCCTCCCAAGAAGATCTCTGACCAAGCGCAGAGGAAGAAGATGTCTAGAGCACAAGACGGTATACTCAAGTACATGCTGAAGCTAATGGAAGTCTGCAAAGTACGCGGCTTTGTGTACGGCATCATACCTGAAAAAGGTAAGCCGGTGAGCGGCTCCTCCGACAATATAAGAGCTTGGTGGAAAGAGAAGGTGAAGTTTGATAAAAACGGTCCTGCAGCGATTGCTAAATACGAAGAGGAGTGTTTGGCGTTTGGGAAGTCAGACGGGAATAGAAACTCGCAGTTTGTGCTTCAAGACTTGCAGGACGCTACTCTAGGGTCTTTGTTGTCTTCTTTGATGCAGCATTGTGATCCTCCGCAGAGGAAGTATCCGTTGGAGAAAGGGACGCCTCCTCCCTGGTGGCCGACGGGGAAGGAAGAGTGGTGGGTGAAGCTCGGCTTGCCGCAGAGCCAGAGTCCTCCTTACAGGAAGCCTCATGATCTCAAGAAGATGTGGAAAGTTGGGGTGTTGACGGCTGTGATTAACCATATGTCTCCTGATATTGCTAAGATCAAGAGGCATGTTCGTCAGTCTAAGTGTTTGCAGGACAAGATGACGGCGAAAGAGAGCGCGATTTGGTTGGCGGTTTTGAACCAGGAGGAGTCGCTTATTCAGCAGCCGAGTAGTGATAATGGGACGTCTAATGTAACTGAGACGCACCGGAGGGGGAATAACGCTGACAGGAGGAAGACTGTGATTAATAGTGATAGTGATTATGATGTTGATGGGACTGAGGAGGCTTCAGGCTCGGTTTCTTCTAAAGACAGTAGAAGAAATCAAGTTCCAGCAGCCACTTCACAACAACCAGTAAGAGATCAAGATAAAGCTGGGAAACATAAGAGAAGGAAAAGACCTAGAATCAGATCCGGAACTCTTAATGTACAAGATGAAGAACAAGTAGAAGCTGAAGGGAGAAATGTTTTACCTGATATGAATCATGTTGAGGCTCCTATGCTAGATTATAACATCAACGGTACTACTAATCACCATGAGGAAGGTGTTTTAGAACCAAACATCTCCTTAGGACCAGAAGAGAACGGTCTGGAACTGGTGGTTCCTGAGTTTGATAGCAACTATACTTATCTTCCTCCTGTTGATGGACAAGCTATGATGCCTGTAGACGAAAGACCAATGCTTTACGGAGCAAACCCCAACCAGGAGCTGCAATTTGGGTCAGGTTATAACTACTATAATACTTCTGCAGTGTTTGTGCATAATCAGGAAGAAGACCTTATCCATACACAGATAGAGATGAACTCACAAGCACCGCCTCACAGCAACGGGTTCGATGGCCAAGGAGGAGTACTTCAACCCCATGGGAATGAAGAGGTGGGTGTAGCAGGAAGAGATATGCCTCCTCAGTTTCAGAGTGACCAAGATAAACTCTTGGACAGTAACATCCTATCTCCATTCAATGACTTGCCGTTTGATAGCAGCACCTTTTACTCTGGGTTTGATTCCTTTGGTGCATTTGATGATGACTACTCATGGTTTGGAGCTTAG
- the LOC106296262 gene encoding UDP-N-acetylglucosamine--N-acetylmuramyl-(pentapeptide) pyrophosphoryl-undecaprenol N-acetylglucosamine transferase, with the protein MAIPSFFSLTLQFYPPSRLVPTRLTLSSSTVCCLSVDRPINHASAAKNKDISALRAVITAGGTAGHISSALAIGDELKSADPLAQILFIGFPNSMESTTVPSAGFDFSAIPTVGYSSSRPFLCFASFLRFPLLLIKSTFESYKLLREFKPQIVVGTGGHASFPVCFAAAIMRLKLVIQEQDSIPGTTNWILSLFAHTIFTPFNCTVSNLPKRAAAKCVVYGNPIRQALRRYVSKGAARVSFFGQWAGAVSDARVVLVLSGSLGANAINIALLNCYLQLLSEHENWFFVWQTGVEAFDEMDSLVRSHPRLFLSPFLRNISVAYAAADLVISRAGAMTCSEIMALGKPSVLIPSPHTDEGDQERSASLMADIVGSKVITEEELDTITLRAAIEEILGNEELMREMSERALKAGKPDAALDVAKHIISIVKPEDK; encoded by the exons ATGGCGATCCCTTCCTTCTTCTCCCTAACTTTACAATTTTACCCTCCGAGTAGACTCGTTCCTACTCGACTCACTCTCTCCTCCTCCACCGTCTGCTGCCTCTCTGTAGACCGCCCGATCAACCACGCTTCCGCCGCAAAGAACAAAGACATCTCCGCCTTACGAGCTGTGATAACCGCCGGAGGCACCGCCGGACACATCTCCTCGGCGCTAGCCATCGGCGACGAGCTCAAATCCGCCGACCCTCTAGCTCAAATCCTCTTCATCGGATTCCCAAACAGCATGGAGAGCACGACCGTCCCCTCCGCCGGATTCGACTTCTCGGCGATCCCCACCGTCGGATACTCGTCCTCTCGTCCCTTCCTCTGCTTCGCCTCCTTCCTACGCTTCCCGCTCCTCCTCATCAAATCCACCTTCGAGTCCTACAAACTCCTCCGCGAGTTCAAACCCCAGATCGTCGTCGGCACCGGAGGCCACGCCTCCTTCCCCGTCTGCTTCGCCGCCGCGATCATGCGCCTCAAGCTCGTGATCCAGGAGCAAGACTCCATCCCCGGGACCACCAACTGGATCCTCTCTTTATTCGCCCACACGATCTTCACTCCTTTCAACTGCACCGTCTCCAACCTCCCCAAACGCGCCGCCGCTAAATGCGTCGTCTACGGGAACCCGATAAGACAAGCTTTAAGACGGTACGTGTCGAAAGGAGCCGCGCGTGTGAGCTTCTTCGGACAGTGGGCGGGAGCCGTGTCGGACGCGAGAGTGGTGCTTGTGCTTAGCGGGTCTTTGGGAGCGAACGCTATCAACATAGCTTTGCTTAACTGTTACTTGCAGTTGTTGTCTGAACATGAGAACTGGTTCTTCGTCTGGCAAACTGGTGTCGAGGCTTTTGATGAAATGGATAGTCTCGTTAGAAGCCATCCTCGTCTCTTTCTATCTCC GTTCTTGAGAAATATAAGTGTAGCTTATGCGGCAGCAGATTTGGTTATCTCGAGAGCTGGTGCTATGACTTGCTCAGAGATCATGGCGTTAGGGAAGCCTTCTGTTCTG ATACCATCACCACATACTGATGAAGGGGATCAAGAAAGGAGTGCTTCTTTGATGGCGGACATTGTTGGCTCAAAGGTAATAACAGAGGAAGAGCTAGATACGATCACTCTTCGAGCTGCAATAGAAGAGATTCTAG GGAATGAAGAGCTGATGAGAGAGATGAGTGAGCGGGCGTTAAAAGCTGGGAAACCTGACGCTGCATTAGATGTTGCTAAACATATTATTTCTATTGTCAAACCAGAAGATAAGTAA